In a single window of the Scophthalmus maximus strain ysfricsl-2021 chromosome 18, ASM2237912v1, whole genome shotgun sequence genome:
- the LOC118290627 gene encoding uncharacterized protein LOC118290627 has product MSDFSVNLLGLRIFISCIGIVGNVFLILSIIKTKISRVKSFEFFLLGLATANLEEILIMNIYDIIILEAAITTTGTWQCRTLKFLTVFGEISSILFTVLICIFRYQKLRDADKRVSLPIWLDSIRSAWMVSGVCVMLSSLLSLPIFVINVQGHAENDTTSTNNCPPDFFQCSKTFCPIINRCYKYLFVMLCNLLPLIIITGTSCLIIMVLLGQRKRVTSVASVSALSQPNRKSKGPGLQRSMIAVLAAMGLFQVDWTLYLMFQLTSSPADHPFWAEMEFLISSSYTSISPYMYGIGNNLFSLKNFIKK; this is encoded by the coding sequence ATGAGTGATTTTTCTGTCAACCTCCTGGGCTTAAGAATCTTCATTTCTTGCATCGGAATCGTGGGTAATGTATTTCTCATCCTTTCCATCATCAAGACCAAGATCTCCCGAGTGAAGTCCTTTGAGTTCTTTCTCCTCGGACTGGCCACAGCCAACTTGGAGGAAATTCTCATCATGAACATCTATGACATTATCATCCTCGAGGCTGCCATCACCACCACGGGCACTTGGCAATGTCGCACCCTCAAGTTCCTGACTGTGTTTGGTGAAATCAGCAGCATCCTCTTCACTGTCCTCATTTGCATCTTCCGCTACCAAAAGCTGAGGGACGCCGATAAAAGGGTCAGTCTCCCAATCTGGCTGGACAGCATCAGGTCAGCCTGGATGGTGAGTGGGGTTTGTGTCATGCTCTCCTCGCTGCTCAGTCTCCCCATTTTTGTCATAAACGTCCAAGGCCATGCGGAAAATGACACAACATCCACCAACAATTGCCCACCAGATTTCTTTCAGTGTAGTAAAACTTTTTGTCCCATAATCAACCGCTGCTACAAATACCTGTTCGTCATGTTGTGCAACCTGCTGCCCCtgatcatcatcacaggcacCAGCTGCCTGATCATCATGGTGCTGTTGGGCCAGAGGAAGAGGGTTACATCAGTGGCGAGTGTGAGCGCGTTGAGCCAGCCCAACAGGAAGAGTAAGGGTCCGGGGCTTCAGCGGAGCATGATAGCTGTACTGGCCGCTATGGGGTTGTTCCAGGTAGACTGGACTCTCTACCTGATGTTCCAGCTGACTTCCAGCCCCGCTGACCATCCCTTTTGGGCTGAAATGGAGTTCCTCATCTCATCGTCTTACACGTCCATCAGTCCGTATATGTACGGGATAGGGAACAACCTGTTCTCGCTGAAAAACTTTATAAAGAAGTAA